In Perognathus longimembris pacificus isolate PPM17 chromosome 3, ASM2315922v1, whole genome shotgun sequence, a single window of DNA contains:
- the Kctd12 gene encoding BTB/POZ domain-containing protein KCTD12, protein MALADSTRGLPNGGGGGGGSGSSSSSAEPPLFPDIVELNVGGQVYVTRRCTVVSVPESLLWRMFTQQQPQELARDSKGRFFLDRDGFLFRYILDYLRDLQLVLPDYFPERSRLQREAEYFELPELVRRLGAPQQPGPGPPPPHSRRGVHKEGSLGDELLPLGYGEPEPQEGASAGAPSPTLELASRSPSGGAAGPLLTPSQSLDGSRRSGYITIGYRGSYTIGRDAQADAKFRRVARITVCGKTSLAKEVFGDTLNESRDPDRPPERYTSRYYLKFNFLEQAFDKLSESGFHMVACSSTGTCAFAGSTDQSEDKIWTSYTEYVFCRE, encoded by the coding sequence ATGGCTCTGGCGGACAGCACTCGAGGATTACCCAACGGgggaggcggcgggggcggcAGCGGCTCCTCATCGTCCTCCGCGGAGCCGCCGCTCTTCCCGGACATCGTGGAGCTGAACGTGGGGGGCCAGGTGTATGTGACCCGGCGCTGCACCGTGGTGTCGGTGCCCGAGTCCCTGCTCTGGCGGATGTTCACGCAGCAGCAGCCGCAGGAGCTGGCCCGGGACAGCAAAGGCCGCTTCTTTCTGGACCGGGACGGCTTCCTCTTCCGCTACATCCTGGATTACCTGCGGGATTTGCAGCTCGTGCTGCCCGATTACTTCCCCGAGCGCAGCCGGCTGCAGCGCGAGGCCGAGTACTTCGAGCTGCCGGAGCTGGTGCGCCGCCTCGGCGCGCCCCAGCAGCCCggccccgggccgccgccgccgcactcCCGGCGCGGGGTGCACAAGGAGGGCTCTCTGGGCGATGAGCTGCTGCCGCTGGGCTACGGGGAGCCGGAGCCGCAGGAGGGCGCCTCGGCCGGGGCGCCGTCCCCCACGCTGGAGCTGGCTAGCCGCAGCCCGTCCGGGGGCGCGGCGGGCCCGCTGCTCACGCCGTCCCAGTCCCTGGACGGCAGCCGGCGATCGGGCTACATCACCATCGGCTACCGTGGCTCCTACACCATCGGGCGGGACGCGCAGGCGGACGCCAAGTTCCGGCGGGTGGCGCGCATCACCGTGTGCGGCAAGACATCGCTGGCCAAGGAGGTGTTCGGGGACACCCTGAACGAAAGCCGGGACCCCGATCGGCCCCCCGAGCGCTACACCTCGCGCTATTACCTCAAGTTCAACTTCCTGGAGCAGGCCTTCGACAAGCTGTCCGAGTCGGGCTTCCACATGGTGGCGTGCAGCTCCACGGGCACCTGCGCCTTCGCAGGCAGCACCGACCAGAGCGAGGACAAGATCTGGACCAGCTACACCGAGTACGTCTTCTGCAGGGAGTGA